One Proteinivorax tanatarense DNA segment encodes these proteins:
- the pyk gene encoding pyruvate kinase, which produces MRRTKIVCTIGPASESPEMLKKLMLAGMDVARLNFSHGDHKEHGERITNIRKVAKEIGKNVAILLDTRGPEIRLKKFQQGKIVVNEGDSFTLTTADIIGDETKVAVTYEGLTKDVKPKDKILVDDGLVELEVKEVTDNDVHCEVINGGDLSDKKGVNIPNVSISLPAMSDKDYEDIVFGVKQEVDFIAASFIRKASDVIAIKKVLEENKSDIHIIAKIENQEGVDNLDEILNVVDGLMVARGDLGVEIPAEEVPLAQKTMIEKCNKVGKPVITATQMLDSMIRNPRPTRAESSDVANAIFDGTDAIMLSGETAAGSYPEESVLTMAKIAQRSEEATRFEEIQGKRGLTPENVVTDSISYATCNTAKQLEASAVITATQSGYTARMVSKYRPDCPIVAVTPNSKVVRKLLLSWGVCPVLGKDTNNTDEMLYESVVSALDSGYINNGELVVITAGVPVGVSGTTNLLKVHTVGDIILKGMGIGKGSVVGDVITAKDNKELLDKKGKGDILVSLTTDNEMVNNLDGIKAIIAEEGGLTSPSAIIGLNLKIPVIVGAENATKVLQDGQQITVDSERGLIYKGNATVK; this is translated from the coding sequence ATGAGAAGAACAAAGATTGTATGTACTATAGGTCCAGCTAGTGAATCTCCAGAAATGTTGAAAAAGTTGATGTTGGCTGGAATGGATGTTGCCCGTTTGAATTTTTCCCATGGGGATCATAAGGAACACGGTGAGAGAATAACCAATATTCGAAAGGTTGCTAAGGAGATAGGAAAAAATGTAGCTATACTTTTAGATACCAGAGGACCAGAAATAAGATTAAAAAAATTTCAGCAGGGTAAAATTGTGGTAAATGAAGGTGATTCCTTTACTTTAACTACTGCTGATATTATAGGCGATGAGACAAAAGTGGCAGTAACTTACGAGGGTTTGACAAAAGATGTTAAACCAAAAGATAAAATACTTGTCGATGATGGTTTAGTGGAACTAGAAGTAAAAGAGGTAACTGATAATGATGTACACTGTGAGGTAATTAACGGTGGAGACCTAAGTGATAAAAAGGGAGTTAATATACCTAATGTTTCTATTTCCCTTCCCGCTATGAGTGATAAAGATTATGAAGATATAGTTTTTGGAGTAAAGCAAGAAGTAGACTTTATAGCTGCTTCATTTATTAGAAAAGCTTCAGATGTCATTGCTATTAAAAAAGTTTTGGAAGAAAATAAAAGCGACATACATATAATTGCTAAAATAGAAAACCAAGAAGGTGTAGATAATTTAGATGAAATACTAAATGTAGTAGATGGCTTGATGGTTGCTAGAGGGGACTTAGGTGTTGAAATACCTGCAGAGGAAGTACCTCTGGCACAAAAAACAATGATTGAAAAGTGTAACAAAGTAGGAAAACCAGTTATTACAGCAACTCAAATGCTAGATTCGATGATAAGAAATCCAAGGCCAACTAGAGCGGAATCTAGCGACGTAGCCAATGCAATTTTTGATGGCACAGATGCTATAATGCTTTCTGGTGAAACAGCAGCTGGTAGTTATCCAGAAGAATCTGTTTTAACAATGGCTAAAATAGCACAACGTTCAGAAGAGGCGACTCGATTTGAAGAAATTCAGGGGAAAAGAGGTTTAACCCCAGAAAATGTGGTTACAGACTCCATAAGCTATGCTACCTGTAATACTGCAAAACAGTTGGAGGCTTCTGCTGTAATAACTGCAACTCAATCAGGATATACCGCAAGAATGGTCTCAAAATATCGTCCAGATTGCCCAATAGTAGCAGTGACTCCTAATAGTAAAGTAGTTAGAAAACTATTACTCTCATGGGGAGTATGTCCTGTTCTTGGGAAAGACACAAATAATACTGATGAAATGCTGTATGAATCGGTGGTAAGCGCATTGGATTCAGGATATATAAATAATGGTGAATTGGTTGTTATAACAGCGGGAGTTCCTGTTGGAGTCTCAGGCACAACTAACCTTTTAAAAGTTCATACAGTAGGAGATATAATATTAAAGGGTATGGGAATAGGAAAAGGTTCCGTCGTTGGTGATGTTATAACTGCCAAAGACAACAAAGAGCTTTTGGATAAAAAAGGAAAAGGGGATATTTTAGTTAGTCTAACAACAGATAACGAGATGGTGAATAACCTAGATGGAATAAAAGCCATAATTGCAGAGGAAGGTGGCTTAACCTCACCTTCAGCTATCATTGGCCTAAACTTAAAAATACCTGTGATAGTTGGAGCTGAAAACGCAACAAAAGTACTACAAGATGGTCAACAAATTACAGTGGACTCTGAAAGAGGATTAATTTATAAAGGGAATGCTACGGTAAAATAA
- a CDS encoding glutamate decarboxylase produces the protein MWKVVYIAPDDYKADRIKHKLGQEGFMVQLRHLSSQRTGQVEILVPRSEAQDVAEFISKLD, from the coding sequence ATGTGGAAAGTTGTTTATATAGCACCTGATGATTACAAAGCTGATAGAATTAAGCACAAACTAGGACAAGAAGGGTTTATGGTTCAGCTTAGGCATTTATCTTCACAAAGAACTGGTCAAGTAGAAATACTGGTTCCTCGTTCAGAAGCTCAGGATGTAGCAGAATTTATATCAAAATTAGACTAA
- the pfkA gene encoding 6-phosphofructokinase, with product MKKIAVMTSGGDAPGMNAAVRAVVRKSIYHGLEVYGVHRGFLGLLNDDIKPMNLSSVADVIQRGGTVLRSARCEEFKEKDNQVKAAKILRDKGIEGIIVIGGDGSFRGAERLASQGIKAIGVPGTIDNDIPYTDYTIGFDTAVNTALDAINKTRDTATSHERTFVIEVMGRDCGDIALAAGLAGGAESILVPEIEYDIEEVCQRLRKGAQRGKLHSIILVAEGVASGFEVGEQIKQKTGFETRVIVLGHIQRGGTPSSFDRVLASKLAAKAVDLLIEGQSSKMVGIKENKIVNVDILNAIDAPKKFDKEMYDLAKVLSI from the coding sequence ATGAAAAAAATTGCAGTTATGACTAGTGGCGGTGATGCCCCAGGGATGAATGCGGCTGTTAGGGCTGTTGTCCGTAAAAGTATCTATCATGGCTTAGAAGTTTATGGAGTTCATAGAGGATTTTTAGGACTTTTAAATGATGACATAAAGCCGATGAACTTATCATCGGTTGCTGATGTGATACAGCGGGGTGGAACTGTACTGCGATCTGCTAGATGTGAAGAATTTAAAGAAAAAGATAATCAAGTAAAAGCAGCTAAAATTTTGCGAGACAAAGGAATTGAAGGTATTATAGTTATTGGTGGTGATGGATCGTTTAGAGGAGCGGAGCGACTTGCTTCTCAAGGAATTAAAGCCATAGGAGTTCCTGGTACAATAGATAACGACATACCATATACCGATTATACGATAGGATTTGATACCGCTGTAAACACAGCATTAGATGCTATTAACAAAACTCGAGACACCGCTACATCTCATGAACGAACCTTTGTCATTGAGGTAATGGGGAGGGACTGTGGTGATATAGCATTAGCCGCAGGCTTAGCAGGTGGAGCTGAATCTATTTTAGTACCAGAAATTGAATATGATATTGAAGAGGTATGTCAAAGATTAAGAAAAGGTGCTCAAAGGGGCAAGCTACATAGTATTATTTTAGTGGCTGAAGGAGTTGCGAGTGGATTTGAAGTAGGGGAGCAAATCAAACAAAAGACAGGTTTTGAAACCAGGGTAATTGTATTAGGGCATATTCAAAGAGGAGGAACCCCTTCATCATTCGATAGAGTGTTAGCTAGCAAGCTTGCTGCTAAGGCAGTAGACCTACTAATAGAAGGACAAAGTTCAAAAATGGTAGGGATTAAAGAAAACAAAATTGTTAATGTTGATATATTGAACGCAATAGATGCTCCTAAAAAATTTGATAAAGAGATGTATGATTTAGCTAAAGTTTTATCTATATAA